In Curtobacterium sp. L6-1, a genomic segment contains:
- the efeU gene encoding iron uptake transporter permease EfeU yields the protein MLATLVIGLREGLEATLVVGIIAAFLRRNRVPLAPMWTGVGVAVLFSIAVGLGLQAVEQALPQAQQEAMEAVIGIVAVVFVTGMIVWMRTHARTLGRELEASASAAVGRGTAWALAGMAFLAVLKEGFETAVFLLATLQASSDTGLAALGAVVGIAAAVVVGYGIYTGGVRLDLGRFFTATGVFLVFVAAGLVLTVLRRAHEAGWIVVGQQRTVDLSWLAPNGSVQGALVTGVLGIPPDPRVVEVLGWVLYVVPVLALTLWPRAWRPSPDRVPRVRAVVAGALAVAAAVLAVAVPTGGVDLPRTTAVSGGAGSVSARVDGATGVLRVTGTGTGQEAGPMRSGPGASRSLRSDGTAETVGIALPTSAHRRVTRAGVTADRWRVVRDGTGAQGSGADRPSTLTLDDLVTLFGRLPVGVSPSTNPGPFAARWAVRDTVTLWTIRGGVLDATRDEREVLTLSGGGLPSARTTTLDRIVWSVPDARVERSAASVAAADARSADLLLWKAWLPIALGVAAAAQALLALRDRRRRRLPTTPTPEPVPARGPPAADPARSTAHVLR from the coding sequence ATGCTCGCCACACTCGTCATCGGTCTCCGCGAAGGCCTCGAAGCCACTCTCGTCGTCGGCATCATCGCCGCGTTCCTCCGCCGGAACCGCGTCCCGCTCGCGCCGATGTGGACCGGGGTCGGCGTCGCCGTGCTCTTCAGCATCGCCGTCGGGCTCGGGCTGCAGGCCGTCGAGCAGGCGCTCCCGCAGGCGCAGCAGGAGGCGATGGAGGCCGTCATCGGCATCGTCGCCGTCGTCTTCGTCACCGGGATGATCGTCTGGATGCGCACCCACGCGCGCACGCTCGGCCGCGAGCTCGAGGCCAGCGCGTCGGCCGCCGTCGGACGGGGCACCGCGTGGGCGCTCGCCGGCATGGCCTTCCTCGCCGTCCTCAAGGAGGGCTTCGAGACCGCGGTCTTCCTCCTCGCCACCCTGCAGGCGTCGAGCGACACCGGACTCGCCGCACTCGGCGCCGTGGTCGGGATCGCCGCGGCCGTCGTCGTCGGGTACGGCATCTACACCGGCGGCGTCCGGCTCGACCTCGGCCGGTTCTTCACGGCCACCGGCGTCTTCCTGGTCTTCGTCGCGGCGGGCCTCGTCCTCACCGTCCTCCGCCGGGCGCACGAGGCCGGGTGGATCGTCGTCGGCCAGCAGCGCACCGTCGACCTGTCCTGGCTCGCACCGAACGGGTCCGTGCAGGGCGCCCTCGTCACCGGGGTGCTCGGCATCCCGCCGGACCCGCGGGTCGTCGAGGTCCTCGGCTGGGTCCTGTACGTCGTCCCGGTGCTGGCACTGACCCTCTGGCCGCGCGCCTGGCGTCCGTCGCCGGACCGCGTGCCCCGGGTGCGCGCCGTCGTCGCCGGTGCACTCGCCGTGGCCGCGGCGGTGCTCGCAGTCGCCGTGCCGACGGGCGGTGTCGACCTGCCCCGCACGACCGCGGTCAGCGGCGGTGCCGGCTCCGTCTCGGCCCGCGTCGACGGTGCGACCGGCGTCCTGCGGGTGACCGGCACCGGGACGGGCCAGGAGGCTGGGCCCATGCGGTCCGGTCCCGGCGCGTCGCGGAGCCTGCGGAGCGACGGCACGGCCGAGACCGTGGGGATCGCCCTGCCGACGTCGGCCCACCGCCGCGTCACCCGCGCAGGCGTGACCGCCGACCGGTGGCGCGTCGTGCGGGACGGCACCGGTGCGCAGGGGAGCGGAGCCGACCGTCCGTCGACGCTGACCCTGGACGACCTCGTCACCCTGTTCGGCCGCCTGCCCGTCGGGGTGTCCCCGTCGACGAACCCCGGTCCGTTCGCGGCCCGCTGGGCCGTGCGCGACACGGTGACGCTGTGGACGATCCGCGGTGGGGTCCTCGACGCGACCCGCGACGAACGCGAGGTGCTGACGCTGAGCGGTGGGGGCCTCCCGTCCGCGCGCACCACGACCCTGGACCGCATCGTCTGGTCCGTCCCCGACGCCCGCGTCGAGCGGTCGGCCGCCTCGGTGGCCGCAGCGGACGCGCGGTCCGCCGACCTGCTGCTCTGGAAGGCCTGGCTGCCGATCGCCCTCGGCGTCGCCGCCGCCGCCCAGGCGCTGCTGGCCCTCCGTGACCGCCGTCGCCGGCGACTCCCCACCACTCCCACCCCCGAACCCGTCCCCGCTCGTGGCCCTCCGGCCGCGGACCCTGCAAGGAGCACCGCCCATGTCCTCCGGTAA
- a CDS encoding trimeric intracellular cation channel family protein, with the protein MNLLTVDGLASVTNVLDLAGVFASALLGGSIARTMDFDLFGFLVVGFVSGLGGGLLRDVLLQNGPPVALTDPLYLPVAVAGALVAFFVSFSERTWDRLFTVLDAAVIGFWAVVGVQRTFDAGLEWPAAVIMGTVTAVGGGAMRDMLLRRVPAVFGGNALYATVAVAASLVMVVASWLGSPSIGILVAILLSLLLRWGAVRRGWGLPNGRNWQPQSRLASLLRRGRGRGRGLRLARPDAVRLLRRPGRRAGAGSVHTDADAPIPADPDQD; encoded by the coding sequence ATGAACCTGCTGACCGTGGACGGCCTGGCGTCCGTGACGAACGTGCTCGACCTCGCCGGGGTCTTCGCGTCCGCACTGCTCGGCGGGTCGATCGCGCGGACGATGGACTTCGACCTGTTCGGGTTCCTCGTGGTCGGGTTCGTGTCGGGGCTCGGCGGCGGTCTGCTCCGCGACGTGCTGCTGCAGAACGGCCCGCCCGTCGCCCTCACCGACCCGCTCTACCTGCCGGTCGCGGTCGCCGGGGCGCTCGTGGCGTTCTTCGTGTCGTTCTCCGAACGCACCTGGGACCGGCTGTTCACGGTGCTCGACGCGGCCGTCATCGGCTTCTGGGCGGTCGTCGGCGTGCAGCGCACCTTCGACGCGGGACTCGAGTGGCCGGCCGCGGTCATCATGGGCACCGTGACGGCCGTCGGCGGCGGGGCGATGCGGGACATGCTCCTGCGCCGGGTCCCCGCGGTGTTCGGCGGCAACGCGCTCTACGCCACGGTCGCGGTGGCGGCCTCGCTCGTGATGGTCGTGGCGTCGTGGCTCGGGTCGCCGTCGATCGGGATCCTCGTCGCCATCCTGCTCTCGCTCCTGCTGCGCTGGGGTGCCGTGCGACGCGGGTGGGGCCTGCCGAACGGCCGCAACTGGCAGCCGCAGTCCCGCCTGGCGTCGCTGCTCCGTCGCGGTCGTGGCCGGGGACGCGGGCTCCGCCTGGCCCGACCCGACGCGGTCCGCCTGCTCCGTCGCCCCGGACGCCGGGCCGGCGCCGGCAGCGTGCACACCGACGCGGACGCGCCGATTCCCGCGGACCCCGACCAGGACTGA
- the efeO gene encoding iron uptake system protein EfeO: MSSGKPVRPLITLGALGALGAVVALALTGCADGPTEAGGSGSGDAKVSRVTITLTDDGQDACAVSSTKVPAGPVTFTVENESSTAITEVELLQDQRILGEKENLAPGLDAVRFTATLTGGKYQVYCPGAETELTDFTVTGTAASTANSSASTLLRDGAKSYATYVDGQVTDMVAAVQQLQEDIDAGDLDAARTDYANARPFYEHVESDVDGFVEKGFTATDNAGNLDYLIDMRASNLDPAVGWSGFHAVEKDLFQAGKITASTEQTAAHLTEDVQLLAKLVPTLDYKPEDLANGAAGLLEEVQSNKITGEEEAYSHIDLVDLAANVEGSRQAFASLKPGLTKLDPALTEQIAEQFDATNTLLDGFRDADDLGGFTTWDAATRAAHANAVSQQVQALQDPLSRLAEKVATA; this comes from the coding sequence ATGTCCTCCGGTAAGCCCGTCCGACCCCTGATCACGCTCGGCGCCCTCGGCGCCCTCGGCGCCGTCGTCGCCCTCGCTCTCACCGGGTGCGCCGATGGGCCCACCGAGGCCGGCGGCTCCGGCTCCGGCGACGCGAAGGTCTCCCGCGTCACCATCACGCTCACCGACGACGGGCAGGACGCCTGTGCGGTGTCCTCGACCAAGGTCCCCGCGGGCCCCGTCACCTTCACGGTGGAGAACGAGTCGTCGACCGCGATCACCGAGGTCGAGCTGCTGCAGGACCAGCGGATCCTCGGCGAGAAGGAGAACCTGGCGCCCGGCCTCGACGCCGTCCGCTTCACCGCCACGCTGACCGGCGGGAAGTACCAGGTGTACTGCCCCGGCGCCGAGACCGAGCTGACGGACTTCACCGTCACCGGCACGGCGGCGTCCACCGCGAACAGCAGCGCCTCGACCCTGCTCCGCGACGGGGCGAAGAGCTACGCGACCTACGTCGACGGCCAGGTCACCGACATGGTCGCCGCGGTCCAGCAGCTGCAGGAGGACATCGACGCCGGCGACCTCGACGCGGCGAGGACCGACTACGCGAACGCCCGTCCGTTCTACGAGCACGTCGAGAGCGACGTCGACGGCTTCGTCGAGAAGGGCTTCACGGCCACCGACAACGCCGGCAACCTCGACTACCTGATCGACATGCGCGCCTCGAACCTCGACCCGGCCGTCGGCTGGAGCGGGTTCCACGCCGTCGAGAAGGACCTGTTCCAGGCGGGGAAGATCACCGCGTCGACCGAGCAGACCGCCGCGCACCTGACCGAGGACGTGCAGTTGCTCGCGAAGCTCGTGCCGACGCTCGACTACAAGCCGGAGGACCTGGCGAACGGGGCCGCGGGCCTCCTCGAAGAGGTGCAGTCCAACAAGATCACCGGCGAGGAAGAGGCGTACAGCCACATCGACCTGGTCGACCTCGCCGCCAACGTCGAGGGCTCCCGGCAGGCCTTCGCGTCCCTCAAGCCCGGCCTGACGAAGCTCGACCCGGCCCTCACGGAGCAGATCGCGGAGCAGTTCGACGCGACGAACACCCTGCTCGACGGGTTCCGCGACGCCGACGACCTGGGCGGCTTCACCACGTGGGACGCGGCGACCCGGGCCGCGCACGCCAACGCGGTCTCGCAGCAGGTGCAGGCGCTCCAGGACCCGCTGTCCCGGCTCGCCGAGAAGGTCGCCACCGCGTGA
- a CDS encoding Dyp-type peroxidase, with protein MNDQHGMSRRGLLGAGLAAAGAGVGAAAGIVGSAAASGVDPFTAAANGDESLDLSRSHPFYATAARQPQGGIRTDPQRHCVFMTFHLTVDTAAELQVLLARWSAAIAQLQAGRTVGSVEPAHGDGVGADTGEALDLGPASLTVTVGLGPGVFDGRFGLGSRRPAALAELPALPSDRFEDGLTGGDLSLQACADDPQVAYHAVRDLARMARGSATVGWTVLGFGRASAGPTQATPRNLMGFKDGTRNVTGDAEHDRFVWLGSDAGWMAGGSYQVVRKIRMNLEIWDADVVSDQQRVFGRTKVSGAPLSGGGEHTTPDFAATAHGAPAIDPRSHVALAAHEANGGVKILRRGYNYTDGLNQYGQLDAGLLFVAYMNDPDHFTRLQRKLGASDRLNEYIAHIGSAVFAVPPAPRKGSYVAEQLFR; from the coding sequence GTGAACGACCAGCACGGCATGTCGCGTCGGGGGCTCCTCGGCGCGGGGCTCGCGGCGGCCGGTGCCGGCGTCGGGGCGGCGGCGGGCATCGTCGGCTCCGCGGCGGCCAGCGGGGTCGACCCGTTCACGGCGGCCGCGAACGGCGACGAGTCCCTCGACCTTTCCCGCAGCCACCCCTTCTACGCGACCGCGGCACGACAGCCCCAGGGCGGGATCCGCACCGACCCGCAGCGCCACTGCGTCTTCATGACGTTCCACCTCACCGTCGACACCGCGGCGGAACTGCAGGTGCTCCTCGCCCGGTGGTCGGCCGCCATCGCGCAGCTGCAGGCGGGACGGACCGTCGGCAGCGTCGAACCCGCGCACGGGGACGGCGTCGGTGCCGACACCGGCGAGGCGCTCGACCTCGGGCCGGCGTCGCTGACCGTGACCGTCGGCCTCGGCCCCGGGGTGTTCGACGGACGCTTCGGGCTGGGGAGCCGACGGCCCGCCGCCCTCGCCGAGCTGCCGGCGCTGCCGAGCGACCGCTTCGAGGACGGGCTCACCGGCGGCGACCTCTCGCTGCAGGCCTGCGCCGACGACCCGCAGGTGGCCTACCACGCGGTCCGCGACCTCGCCCGGATGGCCCGGGGGAGCGCGACCGTGGGATGGACCGTGCTCGGCTTCGGCCGGGCCTCGGCCGGACCGACCCAGGCGACGCCCCGCAACCTCATGGGGTTCAAGGACGGCACGCGGAACGTCACCGGCGACGCCGAGCACGACCGGTTCGTCTGGCTCGGGTCCGACGCCGGGTGGATGGCGGGCGGCTCGTACCAGGTCGTGCGGAAGATCCGGATGAACCTGGAGATCTGGGACGCCGACGTCGTGAGCGACCAGCAGCGCGTCTTCGGCCGGACGAAGGTCTCGGGAGCGCCGCTGTCCGGCGGCGGGGAGCACACCACCCCGGACTTCGCGGCCACGGCGCACGGTGCGCCCGCGATCGACCCCCGCTCGCACGTCGCCCTCGCCGCGCACGAGGCGAACGGCGGCGTGAAGATCCTGCGCCGCGGCTACAACTACACGGACGGTCTCAACCAGTACGGCCAGCTCGACGCCGGGCTGCTGTTCGTGGCGTACATGAACGACCCGGACCACTTCACGCGGCTGCAGCGGAAGCTCGGGGCGTCGGACCGCCTCAACGAGTACATCGCGCACATCGGCTCGGCCGTGTTCGCGGTCCCGCCGGCGCCCCGCAAAGGCTCGTACGTCGCGGAGCAGCTCTTCCGCTGA
- a CDS encoding TetR/AcrR family transcriptional regulator, with the protein MTDAPTPELSGQHEDRAPSVPRTPRAEVRERLLAAGARVFAEQGVHEARLDEIAAAAGFSKGAVYSNFASKEDLVAQVMQRATNTVLHSLQELVGTDVTPDRIGDVVRAAFDRHDQAAQFALLSELRGYAMRHPEFLPEFVRQRRHLQDGVRDLVHTWFGAHPEVDPGMPLDVFAVLLIAANTGMVFDAPAVDGTDPGEAVAALVEAVVRPR; encoded by the coding sequence ATGACCGACGCACCCACCCCGGAACTGTCCGGGCAGCACGAGGACCGCGCACCGTCGGTCCCCCGCACCCCCCGCGCCGAGGTCCGCGAGCGCCTGCTCGCCGCCGGTGCCCGGGTCTTCGCCGAGCAGGGCGTGCACGAGGCGCGGCTCGACGAGATCGCCGCCGCCGCGGGCTTCAGCAAGGGTGCCGTCTACTCGAACTTCGCGTCGAAGGAGGACCTCGTCGCGCAGGTCATGCAGCGCGCCACGAACACCGTGCTCCACTCGCTGCAGGAACTCGTCGGGACCGACGTGACGCCCGACCGCATCGGGGACGTCGTCCGGGCAGCGTTCGACCGGCACGACCAGGCGGCCCAGTTCGCGCTGCTCTCCGAACTCCGGGGGTACGCGATGCGGCACCCCGAGTTCCTGCCCGAGTTCGTGCGGCAGCGGCGGCACCTGCAGGACGGCGTGCGCGACCTCGTCCACACCTGGTTCGGCGCACATCCCGAGGTCGACCCGGGCATGCCGCTCGACGTCTTCGCGGTGCTGCTCATCGCCGCCAACACCGGGATGGTGTTCGACGCGCCGGCCGTCGACGGCACCGACCCGGGCGAGGCGGTCGCGGCCCTGGTCGAGGCGGTGGTGCGGCCGCGCTGA